The genomic DNA AGGGACAGAACTCAGAAGAAGAACTGGGTTATATCCCCAAAAACGTGAGCAGGATTGGAAAAGCGGTCTTTATCAtaactttgttaattttttattttctcttttagaCATGGGATCTTTTGCGCCTTGTtatacatggttttttttgtctttctgcGGCTGCCTTTTTAAGAAAGTCTCATCACATAGCGGGGATATTTCATAAGTCCCCTTCGCATAAATGGTAGTGCAATTGAGTCCATCTATAGGGTTCTAAAGTTTGCAAGCGGGGCGGAAATTTTTCAAGTCTGTCTTACGGTCCTGCCCTCGTTAAACTTATAAAACAGAAAGAGATGGACAGAAATAAGAAATCAGAAAGGGGTCACAGGGACACCGTAGTTAACATAGGGGGTTCAAATGTGCTTGATATTGTGGTTAAGAGTCAAGTTTTCCAAtcattgtttgtttattttacctgcAAACATTTCATATTATTTATTGAGGATACATCAGGGAGTAATGCATGTACACTGATTGCAGTGAGATTTGGGGCATACTGTTTTCAGcaaaaactacatattaatttCCTTTAGTTTGGGACCAGCTTCCAAGTGTTTGGGTTGACTTATTTACCAATGCCATCTGTGATGGAAATGAACTTTATGATGAGTTGTACTGTGATGCTGCTGTTTATTTAAATGTAGAAGATGTTGTCGATGCAGTGGGGGATATATTTGGTATTGAATCTGCtgatcagttaattggattgcaAATGATTTTAGTGATTTAGTAAACCACATCTCTGGAGTCATCCATTCATCAAGTGCTAATCATTATAGCGTTATCATTTCAGATGATAGGTCTGTGGGTATTTTTGTAAAGAGCAATGGCCTGTGTGCTATCATGATCATGGTTCCCATCAACATGTCAACAGCAGTGGTGGTGGGATGATCATTATAGAAAGCAATCCCCAGACAGCCATTTTAGAGTTTTCACAAATCCTAAATCACAATGCTGGTCTTAACTTGGGATCTCTGAACTGGGTCCAATATAGTACTGCATGATAATCAAGTCTGTAAGTCAACTCTCCTTTCCATGAGCAAGTGCAGTCAGGATGCCACTTCACATTATTAGTAACAATGAATAAcgtttccaaatggtctggatagcacaagtgttactaatattttaaaaaatacaaccttccgtaaattcaaaagtgtggttgtattttttaaaatattagtaacaacGAATAGTGTATAATTTGTATTGTACAATGTGTATGGCATGGGGTGTCATTATAAACAGTATCACACTCAAATTGATGTGGTTACTATTTTTTGGTTAATGTAAGTGAGAGTTTACTACACTGGACTGTTTGGCAAGCATAATAAAATCCATCAATGTTTTTACTATCAATATTATTTAACAAATGTGATCCATAATGGAGCTTTACAAAGAGGTGCTAATTCTAGAAACTTAGActgcaagaagaaaaaaatgtacTTTTGTAGAAACTTgcttaaaacaaaaatgattttCATGCATTTTTCATAAACAAATTGAATCAGAAGAACTGCGAAATATTGTTCAGTAAAGAACTTTTGGATGACTTCGATTTTAGTTAATATGAAACAAAGTGTGAGGATGCACAGTGACAGTGTATGACTGTACAGCTTTGTATGTGATTCTTggtaacaatattattttgataTATCATACTGTCAAAATGGCCACAAAATTGATCAGTAAAGAATATTAACTAAATGATGCACTATATGCATGCAAATAAATGCTAATGGTTGCTTGctttatacatgtacaacaaTGAAATGTGTTTTAACAACAAAGAGTGTACGCAACCCAGTTCAAAGATTTCGTTTTGGTTGGCCTCACTAACTGAAAGCCTGGAATATAATACGGACACGAActctttcaatttaatttaattcctgAGTTATGATGCACTGCTAGATATTTCAAGACTGTCTTGTTCATACCTGTGAATGTCAGTTAATAGGAGAGTTACACTTTAGATTAGATTGAGTAGAATCAAAACAACTGATTTATTCAAAATAATTGTCAAAGGAATGAGTTCAGTTCTAGGAAAAACACAATTTCCTTCGTCTACGTTTAGTAAGCTAGACGATACTTTAGACTGATCTTTCATTGTAAGCTCTTGTAATGTCGCAAGCTCGAGTTCCATCGTCCCCTTTTTTTTCATCAGCAACCTTAGCACGGCCTTTCGTCTGTTGCAATGTCTCTGCTCAAAGCCTTATCATTCTGTGGAGAGCTGCTCCGCAATACCGATAAACAGTACTTGTATTTGttgtatttaaatttatttaaattatcgGGGATCTTTTGTTTGGAGCTGTCGCTCTGTTAGATTACCCGGCCAATCTGGGCTGAGTCTCCGATGTACCAGTAGACGACTTTCTTGATTGTATATGTGAATGCACCTTCGTATAAACCATTTCGTGAAGTACGCTTAGAACCGCGTGAACCAATTCGTCCTCGAACCGTTGTCCAACCAAGAATCGTTCGACAATTAAGCGTTCCTGGGATGATTTTCCGTGAATAAAATTTCCAAGTAGTTTCATCCAGGCAACCGAAAATGCAGCTTTCCTGTTCTTTTTGTCAGGTACGTAGGAACGTTCTGTCGAAAGCATTCAAAACTTCCGACAAAAATCCCACAATCAGTATCTGAAAATTTCCTTTCTGTGGCTCGCTCAGCACGTGCTTTACAAAGCGTTGCCTCTATGGGAATGCACTCAGCTACCTGTTCAATAGAAAATATCCAAGACGTTAGGTCATCGATCTGATTATCCGAAAGAGTAGAATTTCCAGCGGGGCTCTTTTTCTGTTTGGTTGATTTGGTTGAAGATCGAGGTTGACTGCTCTTTCAGGCAAAGGACGAGAACGCACTTCCTTGCTCGATTTCCACCTCATCCTCTCTTACTTAAATTGTCGGAGTAATCCCTGACACGATTCATCCTCACTGCTAACACAAACTTCCGGTCAGGTTGCTGATTAAGTATGGACGCATGTGATTGATCTGAATTCGCGGGaaatttgatttaaaaataactcggttcgtgaaaacgccgtgacacttTTACATGGGAGTTGCTGGCTCcaactcatgggctcctgataaaaccaaattttctcacatcgatgggttaccatattttctttaagtatggtgctccgcgcgcgcgcgcggagctccgctaaaaacaGTGTTCTCCCCAGACTTCGCGCGTTTCtagttttcaagatggcggcgatgCACCACAACTTCCCTTAAAAGATATTCAAGATATGGGAAGCAAGAGCTTTCCTGTTTACCAACTACGGGAGGGTGACTGGACCTCACCAAGCACCTTCGCCATTCAAGGAATACCGATCCCCGCGTTCTTCGCCACAGAGCCAGCGGCATTGCACGATTATATAGTAAATTTCCAGACCAGATCTGACGATGTGTTCGTTGTGAGCTACCCAAAATCAGGTATGGAGAAACTCAGTAAAATATTACAGATTCTTCAGTTTTTGGAAAGTATCTTAAAAACTAATTCGATGGCTTATTTGAATGATTTTAAATTTCGCTTTAATACCCTCATTAAATTTCAGCTAATACATAGTACAACAATAATTATCTAGTACTTCAGTTATCTGTGGAAATGCTGTCGGAAGAtgatcgattttttttttaattctctgaaATAATGCGATGAAATAAGTGTTCACAAGAAATCAGGACAGGGTTACTAAGCCAAATTTCGAGATATTTTGCCCAACACTTCTGACAATGTTCATTTCCGGGTTTCATGATTTTAGGTCACACAACACTAAGGGAGACCTTAAGGAGGTCCAAGTTACCCTTTTTgaaaattgttattcttgctttttttccagttttcgTTTGCCTCTGTTATGTTAACAGACATTCCAACCTTCCCGACTTGACGTGGAGTCTCCTGATTTGATGCGTTTCCTCCCACTCTCCTGATTTTTATGGGATTCTCCCAATTTATCACGGAATTCTGAAAACAAGGCGGGTCCTTTGGCACTAAAAAATGCtccctattttccttcaaaagtgtTTGGTCTGTGTTAGTGCCCTTTGGTGTGGCCATATATGTCATCCTCCAAAATTTGAGATTATTGTTTCCCAGGTTTTTTTACCATTGGTTCTTGTTAGCATGCATTTTGTTGTTGCAGACAAAATCCTTGCAACTGTTAATGTGCATAATTGCGCTATGCCAAGGGCCCTATTTGCTCCTTGGTTCTTCAGTCTTTtttatttgctatttttgttaGCAGACATTTGGGTATTGCAGACAAAATTCTTGGGACTTTTGGGATATTTGTTATATTTGCAGCTTTCTGAAGGCCCTCCTTGCTTATGGTTACCTAAGCATTTTTCTTTAAATCACATGTTTCATATCATCCAACAATTTTGTTAGTGCTGGGCTTGTTTTTTAAGTGGTATaatcatttttcactttttgcacATTGATAATACACCAACCCTGGCCAATGAAAGTTCTGTCTGTTTTAACCAagtaaagttttttttccattgtGAGAATTGGAATCGCCTGCAGGTTATGCTATTCTATCTCGGCCAAGGTGCAGTATAATTTTAAGTAGTGGAACAATAGTCCCACATGTACTTGTACCTTCACCCATTGACGGAGTCCTGGGAGTAAGACTTGACAGATCTTACTCTGTCTCACACcacatgattttactcatcaactggtggCGTCCTAGGGTGTTTcaagtgtgaatgggttaacctcAAGGTTCTTTGTTAATAACAATaacgatgataataataataataataataataataataatagtttattaaaAGAACTTTACAGTTGTTCAAAGGACAGTTGTATTACTCCATTTTACATTATGTTTATATTAAGTTTTTAAATGGGATAAAACTCCTTTTATTGAGTTACTAGTAACTCCTTTTAtaatatactcaacaaaatatcatgtttctgatttgtcaatgacgaatgcatataTAGGTTATAGAATGCAATTTAAGACGTTATAGAGTGTGATACAGAAATTGCTACGGCAAACAAAGCGgtggagtgattttgttgagtatataatcaataaaaaatcgtatatacttgcttgtgcatttcgtgatttatggtcacacgagatgttttcaaattgttcaaattgcactcacctatggcttgtgcaattttaagaactttcaaaacatcacttgtgCCCATAAATCTcaaaatgcactcgcgttcCTATAATTTTCTATACTTATGGTATAATTTTTAACTTGACCTTTAATCTGCATCTTGTACGAAGTTAGTTATTGAGATCATTTCAGGAACCACTTGGATGCAGGAGATATTATGGCAGCTGTATAACAATGGGGAAGTTAGCTcaagtaaaatatttgaaaggGTGCCAATGTTAGAGCGTGGACTTGACAAGGGCCGTCCTGATGTAAGAACACTCCCCAGTCCTCGCCTCATGCATACACACCTGACCTATGATGTCATACCTAAAGGAGCAGGATGCAAGTATATGTATATTGCACGAAATCCAAAGAATGTGTTTGtgtcattttatgaatttatgAAAGATTATGGCTCAACTGGTGGATTTAGTGGTCCATGGGAGTTTTTTGCAAGGATATTTGTTGAAGGAGAAGGTAAGAATTGAAAAGTAcatttaaagtgcatatgacacaaaattttttattagcttgtttaaaagagctttcaaaataatgaagaacggtgtttattttattgtcatagctctcttggttgccaagttattcaagattttgatttatgcaaattagatgacttgtgacgtcacatagtggacacaaaatgatgtaaaatcacacaaaattgaatatctctgaagacattttctgtatagaactgaaactttgtacagttcttatactcattacaaagttccatgatatggcccactgtgacgtttccatagcaacacaatgggctccaggccctctccatccaaagggtaaaatcagagtttccctccccaatAAGGATTAATTGttcttgatgttcattcagtgggtgtgagcgaatatggacattacacagcaGAAGCATAAGGAAGTCTTTTAGACTCTGaagcaacaaagaaggcattttcgatatcggaaaggtagaggtctggtaGCGAGTATGTTGCTATAgtgacatcataatcactattacaatgtgtagttttgctagcacatcaaccctgcaaaatttcaaccctcCAGACTTAATACATGCAaagatattccatattttgtgattttacacaattttgtgtccactaatcaaaatcttgaatataATTCGGCAACCAAGAGTGCTATTGCAATAAAGTAaatgccattcttcatcatcttgaaagctcttgcgaacaagctaataaaaaattttgtgtcatatgcactttaaccctttcagccccgatagtgccaaatggcacttatagattttactctgtctaacgccagacgattttactcgtcaatggggaacccctcgtggcttaaagggttaagctaacagcgtgaaaaaactatgtccccgtttaaccctttcagccccgatagtgccaaatggcacttatagattttactctgtctaacgccagacgattttactcgtcaatggggaacccctcggggcttaaagggttaagcatGGTATTAAtatatgataataattattatgataatGAGTGACAGAAATGTGTATCTGGAGTGTGGGTTATTGGTATCCATAAGAGACATTTGCACTAGGAAATCCTTTATCAACAACCGGTATATGTTCATTTACTTTCCAAACAAGGTGGTAACCCGCTGGGCTCaggcaagtacatgtacaacagTGGAGCCTTGCACGTTATTGTTCGTTGAACTCtaccaaacttgaaaaagtgtGCATTTTCTTTCCATACAGAGTACTTTCAAGTGATCACGGGCCACCTCACTATTGTAGCCATAACTACTCAAGAAATCTGTCAttgttaaaggggcactgtcagcTTTTGTTGAAAATCCCCTTTTAAAAACCTGCTATTGGGTGCTGGCCCACTGGCATCCCATTAATTGAAATAATACTAGAAAGAGCTGATCTCGAAGAGTTAGGAGTTACATGGTGGAACTCGAGAACGGCTGTCAGATTGAGCGAACACAGAGCAGTCTGCCtcaaactacagaatacagccCATTTTTAAAACTGGGCTGCATACTGTTTCTGAGTAGCTGGCTGCCATGAGCTGAGGAGAACATCGGTATTGTGTTCAGAAAAGCCCTGCTCTCTATATAGAATTGGCTGACACAGGACATGCCATCAAAATGAGGTGACCCTGCATGGTGTGGGTTTTGGGGCCTGATGGGTGGATTAGAGGATCGCTCTGAGCAGTCCATCGAAGTTCACACCATCACCACTGGCTGCCCTGTTAACATTTGCAGAAGAGGAGTGTACCATGTCTGAGTGGGCCAGGCTGGTGCCAACAGAACTCCTTGGGCTTGATCCATCTCCACCTTGTTGAGGCAGTGTTGAATAAGACTAAAAGGAGAAAAGGCATAGAAATATTCACTGTGCCAAGATCTACCAAAAGCGTCCACAAAGGTCTGGTTTTCATGAGGAAACCTGGGTACATGTAACTGAGCATTAAGGGCTGTCACAAAGAGATCAATGCTGAAACCCGAATGCAAGACACAAAGTTTAGAAAACATCTCCTTATTCAGCATTCACTCATGCTCTGAATGCTGCTTCTTGGGCAAATTATCAGCGAAGACATTGGTGGGGCCTGGAATATAAACAGCAGTTAAGGGAGGTGGCAGTTAACAACAGAAAGGCACGCTGCGTAAGTTTTTTAGTCAAAAagccctacaaaaagattgCATGGATGGTTATATGAAGCAATTTTTCAATGGTTTTTCTCACCGGATATGaaccgtcccatcatttttcataAGCTGtcgcatggaatttctattcgGACAAATAATGGAACTAATAtgacttatgacgtcataattttttgagaagtaatttcttttaaaatccatgctgcagattttgtgttagaatgttcccatactgttgcgttaaaaatttgttaCAAACATAGTCAACTCGCTGAGTTTGTAGGcatttctgttttggtcacttgATTTACGAAACATGGTTGTGAGTCGTGCCATACAAAGgtatgttaaatagaacacacttaaCAAAAAACGATT from Montipora foliosa isolate CH-2021 chromosome 7, ASM3666993v2, whole genome shotgun sequence includes the following:
- the LOC138009427 gene encoding sulfotransferase 1B1-like, translating into MGSKSFPVYQLREGDWTSPSTFAIQGIPIPAFFATEPAALHDYIVNFQTRSDDVFVVSYPKSGTTWMQEILWQLYNNGEVSSSKIFERVPMLERGLDKGRPDVRTLPSPRLMHTHLTYDVIPKGAGCKYMYIARNPKNVFVSFYEFMKDYGSTGGFSGPWEFFARIFVEGEVPYGMWNKHVLEWWKHKDDSDVLFLKYEDLK